Proteins encoded within one genomic window of Lactococcus garvieae:
- a CDS encoding replication initiation factor domain-containing protein, whose product MSDVLGISLSYYRKIEKGIKPLTPELKEKIKMAFFKRFDSHYKIIATIDYVNIRFQTLNVNEVIKEVLGLKIENFHLNDMKRYNYPFFLNYGHINVYYHDKDPKAGVLIEMSGQACRELEYEFEYHQNKKTWYDFFSNAIDYGLRKAPENENFVKVTRFDLALDEQYNEKEGNFDLFSLLSAARDGRWNGRKKSYAAILGGRRTAEGLVNDGLSLYFGSKRTHLFFRFYEKDYERAEQEKVSVESVRDLYGLKNRYEIVMRKEISNAFVERFVNENFNFAEEGVKLINDNLTFYDKEGNLDMDWYKLMGTMNAYHFTVQPEEPDVNSMFHWFENGGPASTYLLLSKYDEMMGDSRLQEIIESAEITERNEKILEQLELIKGG is encoded by the coding sequence ATGTCTGATGTTCTTGGTATTTCTCTAAGTTATTATAGAAAAATCGAGAAAGGGATTAAACCTCTTACTCCTGAATTAAAGGAAAAGATAAAAATGGCTTTCTTTAAAAGATTTGATAGTCACTACAAAATTATTGCAACGATTGACTATGTGAATATTCGATTCCAAACTTTAAATGTCAATGAAGTGATAAAAGAAGTTTTGGGTTTAAAAATCGAAAATTTTCACTTGAATGATATGAAACGTTACAATTATCCCTTCTTTCTTAATTATGGGCATATCAATGTTTACTATCATGATAAAGACCCTAAAGCAGGTGTCTTGATTGAAATGAGTGGTCAAGCGTGCCGTGAATTAGAATACGAGTTTGAATATCACCAAAATAAGAAAACATGGTATGACTTCTTTTCAAATGCTATTGATTATGGGTTAAGAAAAGCGCCTGAAAATGAAAATTTTGTAAAAGTAACACGTTTTGACTTGGCACTTGATGAACAGTATAACGAAAAAGAAGGAAACTTCGATTTGTTTAGCTTATTGAGTGCTGCACGTGATGGACGGTGGAACGGTCGTAAAAAAAGTTATGCGGCTATTTTGGGAGGAAGAAGAACTGCAGAGGGATTAGTCAATGATGGCTTATCTCTTTATTTTGGCTCAAAACGTACACACTTATTTTTTCGTTTCTATGAAAAAGATTATGAACGTGCAGAACAAGAAAAAGTTTCAGTCGAATCTGTTCGAGATCTCTACGGTTTAAAAAATCGTTATGAAATAGTCATGCGTAAAGAAATTTCTAATGCTTTTGTGGAGCGTTTTGTCAATGAAAATTTTAATTTTGCGGAAGAAGGGGTCAAGTTGATTAATGATAACTTGACCTTTTATGATAAAGAAGGCAATTTGGATATGGACTGGTATAAGTTGATGGGAACAATGAATGCTTATCACTTTACTGTGCAGCCTGAAGAACCTGATGTCAATAGTATGTTTCATTGGTTTGAAAATGGTGGACCTGCTTCAACATATTTATTATTGAGTAAATATGATGAAATGATGGGAGATAGTCGTTTACAAGAAATCATAGAATCTGCGGAAATAACAGAAAGAAATGAAAAAATACTGGAACAACTCGAACTTATCAAAGGAGGTTAG